GAGAGCCCTCTGCAGGTGGTAAAACAATTGGTTCATGAATGCTGCTAGAAGCTGATCCTCTTACATCCAATCCAAGTCTAGGGTGCACCTGTCCTGAGGGAGCAGATATATCCACACTACTTCCAGTGCTATAGCTAACAGGAAGTCCACGGCACCCACTATTTTCACCTCGATGAAAGTAGCTAGAACTTCCACTTGATGAGGACTGCCCAACATTTCCTTCAAGTGTCTTTCTTTTGCAGGATGCACGACGGCCCTCATAAGGGCAAACAGGTCTTCTATCATTATCACCCATGACATACCCACCACTTCCAGATGAAAGAAGAAAAGCTTCGGGACCAGTAAAAGCTGAAATCCGCTCATTTTGAGATCCACTAGGCTTATACAGATTAGACTGTTCTGTATCTTGACAGTTATTATCGTCATCCATTAAGCTTGCATTCAAGTTGATATCCTGGGGAACTGTATTAGAATTGGAACTTTGGCCGAATAGAGTGCCCTGTTCATACCGCCGTTCTTCTAACCTAGGACCAGAACTTGAAGAAGCACTCATGGAAGATGACCACCCATGGTTCATTTTCCGCTCGTTATGGCTTACGACACTCTGTGTGCCACTAGAGCTAGGCTCTCCCAAGCTGCACCGACCCAGCTCCTGATCCTCTCGAGCATTAGAGTTCCCATGTCCAATATTCGCATCATTAGCTGACAGCAAACAATCCGACAATCTGCTTTCAATGGGATTTCGGATATTATTCCAGCATACTTGCTGGTCTATAGCAGCATTACTTGATGAAGACCCATGATCAAATAAGGTTTCAGGCAAGGAACCAACAGTACCCCTTTGGCCTTGCATTACAACTTGTATGAACTTCCAAACAAATTATTGTGCAGTCCTGAACAATATTCCAATAGAAAATAAGTTACCATAAAATCACAACAAAGTTAGAGAGCAGGCATTAAATATGCTTCTAGGAAGTCAAATGAACTACAGGTGAAGTGGCAAAGAACTTGTGTTCAAGTCTAGTTGACAGCCATCCTGAATTCGATCCATGGACAACCACTACCCCCTTccctttatataaaaaatgcttCTAGAAAATGTACTTGTGTAGAAAAATGCAgaacaaaatttcataaatatgcTTCCATCTATTTCCAGATTACTATAGCAAGAGAGTAAGTCAAGTCCGAGTTATGTTGCTTAGTAGAAATAATAGAATGCAATGAGGCTACAGAAGCAGGAACCAGAAATTACAAGCAAATGCAGTAATCAGGAGGAACAACAAGCAGTAAGTAATTAAGCCAAGTGGCCTCTCAACCTGCAACCACTGGTATAGGGTTTAGACAATGCAAATAAATCAACATAGAGATATAGATTGGTTCAGTGCAGAATAGCATCAACAAAGACAACCAAATGTGAAGATATCccaaatttaatccatatagGGTATTTAGACATTTATATACATCACAAAAGTTTGAAACCCCCATCCTAAACTAGGTCAACAAAACATAGAACCATAAAAAGGGCACGGAGGAACTAAATCTGAACTATAAAACATTAGGGAGGAACCAAAGCAGCAGCAATAAGACAGCAGTTATTTCTCTCCTATAAACAAGAACCATAgagaagaaaagcaaaaaaaaaaaaaaaaacagaacccTAAACTAAACGCATAAGCAAGACAGAGGCATTCCAGTTGTAGTTAATTCTCTCCTATATTTTTCCCTGAGCAGTCAGCAACCCCCCTATTACCCCAACCCCAAAGCCACCATACAACAGAAATAAAgcaaagaagaaggaaaaaacaACTAAATCAAACACAACCGCAAGGGTCAAACATGGTAACCATAAACGCCATCTCTCTACATATCAGCTATTACGAGAGACAGTCTCAATAACAAAAGAAATCCAGTAAAAACATAGCAAAAGCTACAGACCTTAGACAGGAAAAATCTCCAACAGGAATATGCGGATTtccaaaacaaaaccaaaaataaaatcaaaatcaaaactttgaacaaaaaaataaaggaacaCTTTTTAAGCCAAAACCAAGAAAttaaaaggggggggggggaaccCAGTGAGAACATCATCCACATCTCATCTGACCATCAACCGATCAAGCagaaataaacatgaaatacaaCCAAAGAGCTCACCTAAAGGGTAAAAATCAGAGACCTTGATCGATCTAAGAGAATCTAAACAAGAAAACACAGGATGAGAGGGGTGGGGAAAAAAAAGGATATAAAAGCTGTCTTAAAGCTATTCTCCTCTCCCTTCTCAAGAAAGGAaagacaaagaagaaaaaaaacccacTTGGGCAATGGGAGGAAGAGAGAGAGCCTttgaaagataaaatcaaatatacTCGAAACAAGAAACAAAGAGATAGATTACCTGTAATTTACCAAATAACCCTGCAGAAAGAGAAAGacaaagataaaaaagaaaagagagtaaTGGTCATAAGAGCAGTTTCCAAACAAagaattgaataacaaaaaagaaaaagaagagagaaaaaaaaaacaaatgcttAAACAAACAACAATAACTATGCAAAGCTGTCCGCTTACCGAATAGCTTTCATGTCTCCATCTTTTGATCTCTCTCTTTTCCTAGTAAAGATATTTTTTCCTCTCTTCCTTATTCTCtctatatcataaaaataaataaataacaacccTTTTCCCTTCACACTCTCTCTATCTCTAAAACTTAAATGTATAATAatgaaactaaatatataatatttaatataattaaaacccGTCTCCCATCCCAATGCGGTCCGTAGGTAAAAGCCCCACAAACACTAAACCTTCTCTGTTTGTTTTGTTACCATCTCGTTCACGCCAAGTACCTGCCTGCCTTCCCCTCTCTTTAGGCctcaactcttttaactcttttaactcGTCCACATGCATCCCTCTTTCTCTCCCTTTCCTTTTATGAGGAGCCACCCTTGGCCACCTTGCTTTTTTACCTATGAGCCCAATTAATtcccaatttaaaataaagactCGTCTTTTTTCCAAATACATGAACATGACATGTAAAATTGTTACCGTGTTAAATTCAAACGTGGctttgatatataatatatttatatagaatCGACCCCACTTGAatagcttgattttttttaccctttttttccttatgcACCTAAAAGTTTTGATTGCTTTTAGAATTTTAACCATAAGTggaatttgtttcttttttttttccataagatgtttcttcaaaaaaaaatcttcttGTTGGTGAGATTTGGGAAGTCATATCCACTCACaaagaacaataaaaattatgcaCTATCTTATGATATGGGTAATAACTTAAATTCTCTGTCCTGTAGTTTTAGGTGGAATATGTCAAACGAAGAAATGCAGTGAATGCACAGCAAATATCATTGCTTAGCTTAAAAGAGGTGTGAATACAATGACCCTAAAAGTTCCTTCCTCCCCCCCCCCCAATGAGTATTTATGCAGGTTCTTtgctccccccccccccccttttctttcaaatttgtttttgatATTTAGCCCCTTGGCGTTCATATCTCAATCATGAAGGGGCTCTTTCCTTTTAGCTTCCACTGCTTTcctaccttttttttaatttgatttttcttctttcaaaccATTCAAAGGTGGTTGCTTTGCTCTACCTCGTTTTTTTTATCCTAAAAAATGTGTCCATCTGGACATATGGGTACAGCATATACAACCACATCATGCAATGtcatttattgaaaatttttattaacgaGATAAGAATTGATTATTCTCCATTTTCCAAAGGGAATATTATAAACGTGGCATTTGCTTTAGAGAGAGAGGGGACTACCATCTACATATGATACCAAGACTCCGTATATTTAGAACTAATCATGGACCATTAGTTTGGACATTAGGCACTAAATCCAAAaaggaaacataaaataaaacaggAGAGAAAGGAGATTTGACTTTAATTAAAAGAGTACATACATGCTTGCAAGCTGGGATTGGAACTAGACTTCCAATTCATCTATTTTCagctttttgtgttttatatatCTTCCGTTTATATCACAGATTTGCACACATTcagaatttatattatattgagACCGACatttatgcattttataatGCTCCTGGTATTTTTAACTCATAcataatataatcataattcttattatttaaaattatcaagtATAATGATGGCCtggtaataaatttttaaaggaaagaCCAGCCAGTTAAAAGGACGGGTGTAGTTGTTCGCAATTATGTGATTTAAACCCCAGAGAATATCTTCAAGACCTGTTTCAGAATGGTGGGTGGTGGGAGCGACTGACCCAtcaatcaattaattgaaaatgagtAAAGCATGTGAATTATTATGACTCAGGGTTTTTCTTTTGCCCCGGGGGGGaagaggggggggggggggaatacTACACAGAGACCAAGTGACCCATCCCTAGCAGCATGCATTAGCATATGAGAGAGGTGGTGGATGTCATGAATGCAGTGATAAATATAATGTTAATGCACATGGCAGATTGGAAAACGGAGGTGCCCAAATGGGACGAATGCAATGTCTTTGGTTACCACATAATGGACTGTAGGAACCGGGAAGGAATGACAGCCATTCTTTTCTACCGCTGCAGATTCAGACTGATTCAACCAATGACCACGTGGCAGTGGCTGCATCTTCTCAAAGCTCTCAAGCAGCAAATATAAGTACAGCGAACCTACAAGTTAAAACAGTTTCATCCtaatttatttagattcaaTCGTCTAATTTATCTACCACAGCAAGGGCGTTTCAAAGTGGATTACAGACAGTCTTAAAAAAggaatggctttcccaagggaGGCCACATGGATGTTTCAAGGAAAACAGTATTATTATACAGTTGTGTGCAGTTCTGCAATGAGAAAGCTCAGAAACGATATAAAACAGGCTAGAAGAAGAAAGACATGCCCAAATAAAGGCATTTGAGAAGTGAGTGAGCAAAAAGTCTCGACCCACCATCACCAGAGAAATAAGAGAACACGGAATCCAGGTGAAGCAACCAATGTTGAAAATTATCAGACCCGTCCAATGTACCACACACTTAATTCTTGTGAAGGAAAAATTCCAGATAATTTGATTCTTCTGAAACATAGCTTCTAGATAAATTATTCTGAAGCAAAGTTCTTGATATTAGTCACATGAGTGCTGCCTGCAAGGTGTGCAAAcagataaatttactaaaatttacacGCATGTTATCAATCCAGGGACTAGAGataaaagggaagaaaaaggaCCTTACGAGGTGAGTGATGCTGCCATTAGAATTCTCTCTATTCATATGATTcgaaaatttcttttttcctatTAGATTCTTGAATATATTAATCATTCTCTTGATATTTCTGAAGGTAACTGGTCCTATTTTCTTTATGGTGCGTATGATGAACAATCAACTGAGATCGTCCAACTCTATAAAATCTGCTTCTATAATTGAAAGTAACTCACTGGTAGTTAGCCGAGGCCCCACCTGCATAACAGCCATTGCAcacaaaacatgtttaattttaggaaAGAATGCAACATCTAGCAAATGCTCATGTGATAAAAGTTTAGACATGCTTAACATTTGTGGAGTTAAGACTTGGCATAGGGAAAACTTCAAGATAGATGTACAACAAGCAAATATGGGAGAAACAGGGGCTATCTAGTTTGTAATGTGATGACCTCAAAAGATTGGAGTACCCTTCTTTTAATGCTCAACCATGACATAAACAAGTTGTCAATGataattacttttataattaCGAATACATATGACCACTGTCAAGAACAGAGATTTGAAATACATGTAAACTTTGTTAGAAAAGAAACACCACAAAAGCCTTGTATGGTAgctaaaataatagtatagacaAAATGGAAAGGAATTGACAGTAATATGACATCCATGAAAGTAAAATATGCCAAACTAGGTTACCATATCATCGGGCAGGTCTGGTGGAATGCCTGAAGGAAACTCAAAACTTGCAACAGAAACAGGTCCAGTTGTTATTGGATCATCTAGCTCTTTAGTAAAGTCATCACCATTGATTTCAGCTTCAAGAGTGTCAGGTCTCAGAAATCCATCATGCTGAATTCCGATGTGACGTATAGCTGAAACAGTTTCTTCTGCACAACTTAAAACATTCTCTGATACACTATTTCTAGCTCGAGATTTGATGAAAACTCGGCATAGCACAAAAGAAGCCTGCAGATGGTAGAGACATCACTTTCATGAAGTAACAGTCCCAGACCCTCCCCAACTAATGAAATCAACCTAAACATATAAGTTCACATTTGGCATAGTATATCTCACAAACAGGCAAAACTAATTGCGGCAAAGTTCATATTTTCCAAAGAGTATCGACATGAAAGTGGGATATTTACTTAGATTTCACTACAATAATTGAGCAGAGATTTCCTTTATTGAGGACTCAAGAGTATTCCAATCCACACAGGCAGGTAGGTACTCTTCTTACTACAATTgacaaagaaaaacaagaagGAAATAAATTTTACGTGGCTCTTCAGAAAAACAAATCCTTTTGCACATATTTGCCTCACCAACTGAACATAAGTCCAAGAATATGATCACTACAATGAACAATGATGCATCATCTATTTTAGAAAAACAACAATACAGCTTTCCAACATGCTGAGCCAccagaattttgaaaaaaatttggccCGCAGaagataaataatgaaaagagaCAGTCATATTTATAagcattaaaaaaaagggtagGGGCTATGTGGTTTTAGAGCATAAGCTacaaaaacaaactaaaaaagaaGGATGGTTTGTTGGACTGGAGAGAGGACAATTAAATCTGCAATAGATACAAAATTGGTCAGTTCCGACTACCATTACCTACCAAACAGCAATAACAAAAAGTAATTCCTCAACATGATACCCCCCAAATTAAAACTTCTATACAAAGGatgattaaacaaaataaagaaatttaatttctttttacctTGTGGCGGTGAAGAAGTGCATACTCATACATAATCCAAGGAGTCCTAAGAGCAGCCTTAACTGAATTCATCtcataaaacacaaatttagtTCTAGTCCCCAACTTAACATTTCCTCCTCCAAACACATCCTTAacttttccaattttcctccaaAACCCACCCTTTGCCCTTCTCCTCCCCCTCCCACCTTTACTCTTGGTATAACAAAACCAGTGCCTTCTTCTCCCCTTATATCCGTGCACAAAGCACGCGCCCTCCGGTAAATCTGACGGCTTATAATCGTACAAATGAAGTTCCCTGATAAAATCGGATCCGTACGCATCAGAGCGATCGGCGGCGACGGAACTGTTTTTCCCAGTGAGGTAATGGTTTAGAAGCTCCTCCTCGGAAGGGTAAAATCGACAACCAGGTGGAAAATGATACGGCGAACTTGCTCTGGATGAACCTCCTCCTATATCCACCAAGGGAAGATTCGAATTTTGATTGTTTGACATTTTAGGGGAATTTTTAGTCGAATCAGAAAAGGAAACGATTTTTTTTCCGTAGGGTTTTAGCTTTCCCAAATTCGATTTTAGGGAACAAGAGAAGAGACTTCGATTGTGTTGGGGGGTTTGGGGTATAAAACACGAAGCGACGAAGCGTGCCCCTTAAGTTTCACTGCGAGTGTGTTAGTCTCCTTTTCATGTGTACCTTTTCCTCTCATATATGTTGAGAGTGAGAGGAATGGGGGAGTTTTGCATACGTGGAGGGATTTCATTGGTTGTAATGCGTGAACGGGAAGGACAAAAATTACCCCGAGTTTTGTTGGATAAAACCTCAATGATCTCTACCTTGACAGCCGTTggaatttttaactaaaaaaagaatcaaaactCTCCTGAAATTTAGCTACATCTGGACCGGCGGAGTAAGGGTGAGTAGGGATCGGCTGTACTAAGCCGCAAGAGCTGGTAGATTCGGCAACTGAACATGTGGCTGAATATGAAAGCGTGTATTGCGTTACTTCCCCAATTACGTGGTGCCACTCACATACTATACTAGGAAAGACGAAAAAAGAACCATTGTTTCGAAAATGGGGGGCAAATGTCTGAAGTCTGAACTGCTCGAAATctatacaaaaaagaaaaagtattttttaattcattttaaattactaCTGAATTTTCAACAAGGCCAAGCCATATTAGCCCACGCCGCAGAAGCCGACGGCCGCCAGACGGCAGTTAAGTCctgtttattataattaaggTTATTTTGCAACTCAACCTTCAGTGACTGTGTAACCTTATTTTTTATACCTTTCTTTTATCTTGTTTTACATTTAAATCCTTCGTCAGAAACACATGCAGATTTGTAATTATGTATTGTAATTTCACCACCCAAgcacatatttcaattttattcgtttatttttttatacattttaagttaattatattttaacttgtGATTTGATTATcttcaataattatatttttaacatttaagttatttacctgatatatatttaaattaaataataaataaatttataaaataaaatattacttcAATTGACATCGGTAATATAAAAGATACAGAGTTCAAGTGCATTGTATAAAAATGTCTATCactggtgtttttttttttttgcaacttACAAGAGAAAGATAAAATCTTAAGCAATAGATACTCTAGCCAATACATAAGATTCCATCAACAGTAATTTTAATCCCACTACtacaatatataatttcactactatcattatttttaatcttacgAAAACCACTAAATTAAGCACTAgttcataatttcaaatttttacgGATGTGAAATGTCTGTCTTATTAAAATGTATGATAAATAATTACGTCTTAATTTAAATgcttataataaaacattttttctccctgatttttgaaaatactttttacttttattttaaaattttaaaaacatgataaataaaaatttcttttaaataatgaaaatataaatctaaaagggtaaattacacagATAGTCACTtgattataagtttttttttcattttaggcacccaaaataaaatgtttacaatttaAGCACCTACGTTAAATAGTTTGGTCATTTTAGTTACTCCcataaaaatcacaaatggAAAATTGATATGACAGTTAAAAATCAGTATAATAACAAACTTAGCCtcaacttttcataattttaaaaattaaccttcaattttcatataatcttaatttgatcctaattctaaaagttcaaagaaatatataaaaatacataaatattttcaaaaaataaataaaagtaaatatttaaaaaacataataataaatttaaattttattttaatatttatattaaataaaataaaaatcccccATCACCGTCCCCGAGCCGGTCTCCCCTCCCCTCACCCCACCACTGTGGGGTGGGGAGAGGGACCAGATgagagaatttttattttatttaatatcaatatatttatatttattaatattaatattaatattaatataaaatttaaatttattattatatttttaaaatatttatgtatttttatatgtttctttgattttttagaattaggatcaaattaagacttgtaaattttgagggttgatttttaaaattatgactaaattgatataatatgtaaaattcgaggctaaatttgttattatactaatttttttaactacCATTTGAGGTTatcgttttttattttaacgaGAATGAGCAAAACGATCGAACTATGTAACGTGGGtgcttaaattgtaaaatttttgtttagacacctaaaatgaaaattttttataattgagtgactatttatgaaatttacccaaactaaaaaacaattaaaaaaaagttcttatcaacttttttttaatgaaaacaaattagATACGTTCATTTTAGTGGACACATGTTTTTTGGTATAAGAGTGTTTTTAGAGTGAATACCAACCTTTTTCTCTTTATGGTGATTTGAAAAGGTAAAAGCATTTCATAAATGGCCAACATGGCGTCATCTACAACGCCGGATGATAAGAAGCGTTTTATAGCATCAATTTCTTCACaaacaaatatcaattaaaCCTAACATAAACTTTGAAAGCATGTCAACGATGTATTCAgaaccaaattaatttatataaaagagAGGTTCAATGAAATTAAACGAACTTACAAGAAGTATAAAAAACACTATAAAAACCAAAAGCGTAGCTTAATATAAAAAGTTCAAAACTTCAATCCTAATAGACTAATATAGGCCAATGTTGATAAAAGGTGCCAGGTTACCCATATGCCCAATTCCAGTCTTTTTTGCACTCAGGACACAAGGTTATCATTCAGGGATAGTGAAGCCAATCGGTCTGCTGGATTGTTGGCCTGTTGCTGAGCAGCAACACTCAATACCTCCATGGCCTCGGCTACTTTTGCCTTCAAAGCTTCTGGTGACTCAAGGAGATGCAAAACCTCAGTTTGGTCCATTTCCAGAAGCATCCCTGTAACCTTGGCTGCAGAATCACGCTCCAACCGTTCCACAAGGGGGTATAAGCTTTCACCAAGCATCTGCTCACAAGaagcaataaaaatattaagaccTCGAAGATAAAtactcccccccccccccggctcaataaataaataaataaataaaagccaCCAACTgcgaaagaaagaaagaaatgggaCTTACCGTCCTTTGCTGTTCAGGCGTTGCATTTGCGAGAGCTGTAGCCAATGCTGGTACTGGCATAGGTTGCCCAACACCAGCATCGCGCATTGGCATGCCACCCATGTCATATGGAACAGAAAGCATGCCACCGGGAACATTTGACATTGGACCCTCAGGCATCATACGACCAGGGGGGTAACGATAGACACGTCCCCTGGGCAGCATCTGAAACAAGCAGGATGAATAGTACAAACAACTTCAGCCAAAGAATAAGCATAAACCGCAGGTTCATAAACATATGCATAAAGCTTACTTGCTGTTGCATCAATGGCAATGGTTGCTGA
This sequence is a window from Gossypium raimondii isolate GPD5lz chromosome 5, ASM2569854v1, whole genome shotgun sequence. Protein-coding genes within it:
- the LOC105769252 gene encoding NAC domain-containing protein 90, which encodes MSNNQNSNLPLVDIGGGSSRASSPYHFPPGCRFYPSEEELLNHYLTGKNSSVAADRSDAYGSDFIRELHLYDYKPSDLPEGACFVHGYKGRRRHWFCYTKSKGGRGRRRAKGGFWRKIGKVKDVFGGGNVKLGTRTKFVFYEMNSVKAALRTPWIMYEYALLHRHKASFVLCRVFIKSRARNSVSENVLSCAEETVSAIRHIGIQHDGFLRPDTLEAEINGDDFTKELDDPITTGPVSVASFEFPSGIPPDLPDDMVGPRLTTSELLSIIEADFIELDDLS